Within Desulfobacter sp., the genomic segment GCTGGCTGAGATCATGATCCGGAATTTCAACGGCATTGATATTATCCCGGGAAGTTCCGGGGTGGAAAAACTGGCAGACCTCACCGCTTCCCAGGCAGAACGCATGATCCGGGGATTTCTGGAACTGCCGGACTACGATTATTTTATTCTGGACACCTCCGCCGGCATATCCGCCCAGGTGCTTGCCTTCTGCCGGACCTGCCACGAGATGATTCTGGTGGCCACCACCGAACCCACCTCCCTCACCGACGCCTATTCCCTGCTCAAGGTGCTTGCCCGCAGCAATAGCATGCCCCGGATCCGGGTGGTGATCAACCAGGTCCAGTCGGCAGAGGCCGCCAAGCTGGCCTATTCCAAGCTCAAAAAAACAGTTCAAAAATTCCTGGCAGTGAAACTGGCCCCCCTGGGGGTGCTGGTCAAGGATCCCAATGTGCCCATTGCCGTGGTCTCCCAGATCCCCTTTATGAAACTTTTTCCCGATACCCCGGCATCCCGCTGTGTCCGGGCCATGGCCTTGAAACTGGTCAAGAATCCAGGGGAAGGCATGCCCGTGGAAGCATTCTGGGACCAGTGCCTGGATTTCTTAAACCGGAAGCGTCCCCACACCGATGCCTCCCCGGCCTCCCAGTCAGGAAAGGATAGCGACGCCCAGCGGCAGGCCCTGGAAAGCCGCCTGGGTACCATTGAGGATAAAATGGGCCGGCTGCTGGATGAGATGCGCGAGGTCAAGGAAATGTTGGGCCGGCATCCCGAGCCTGCCGAAACACCGCCCCCTGCCGCCTCCGTGGTGGCTGAACCCCATGTGTTCGTGCCTGTGCCCATGGAACCGCCGCCGGAAAGTGTGGAAGAAACGCCGCAGCCCAGCCCCATTGAATTGGATTTTGAGGGGTGGCTGGCAGGAAATTCCAAGATCAATTAAATTTTGTTTATCGCCTGTTTTACAGATCCAATTCCGCCAGGCATTGGTTGATGGCCTTTGTTTCCCCGGTGTGCTTGCCCGGATCGTCGGAGAGTTTGACGGTGTCCTGCCAGTCGGTGTCCGGGCCGGCATCCAAACAGGGGGCGCAGCGTTTCAGTTTGATGACGATATTTAAGGGCGTCACCCCCACGTCATTGGTCAGGCTGGTGCCGATGCCGTAGGCGTCCCGGATTCTGCCATTGCAGAATCTGTGGATGGACAGGGTCTTGTCCACATCCAGGCCGTCGGAAAAGACAATGGTCTTTTCCAGAGGATCGATATTCAGCCGTTGGTAGTGGGCCAGCATTCTCCGGGTAAATGCCAGGGGATCCCCCGAATCCTGGCGGACCCCGGTGAACTGCCGGGCCCATTCTTCCGTGAAATCCTCCAGAAAATTATCCGTGGTATAGGTGTCGGTCAGGGCGATGCCCAGGACATCGGGGTAAATCTTTGTCCAGGCCGCCATGGCCAGGGCATTGGCCCGGGTGCATCCGTCCAGGGCCGAGTGGAACATGATCCATTCATGGGCCAGGGTGCCCACCGGAGCAATGCCGAATGCCATGGCCAGGTGGACATTTGAGGTGCCGGCCAGTGTGTGTCCGGGGACATCGAGCATGTCCCTGAGCAGGCGGCGGTGGTTGGCGGCGGAATACCGCCGCCGGGTGCCGAAATCCACAAATGAGACGCCGTTTTCAGCCAGGATCTTGGCCTTTTCCATATTTTTCCGGCGGATCTCGTCCCTGGCTGCGGGGGGCTGGCCGGTCATGGTAAAATAGGTCTCGCTGATGACGGCCATGACCGGGACTTCCCAGAGGATGGTCTCTGCCCAGCGTCCCCTGATAATAACGGAGAGGTTACCTTTTTCCTGGGTAATGGAGACCTGGGCGGGGTCAAAGGCATAGGCTGAAAGAAAGTCCAGGTAGTCCGGGCTGAAAAAGGGGCAGGTGCGGGCCAGCCACTTCTTCTGTTTGCTGTCCAGGGCCAGGTCTGCCATTTTTTGGATTTCTCCCTGCACGGCATCTGCAAAGCCCGGGGGGAAAGGGGTGGCCCCCCGGTTGGTCAGTTCATATTCGGCCCGGGCATGGGGATAGAGACGGCAGACCGCCTGCTGCATGGTAAATTTATATAAATCATTATCAAGGATGCTGAGGATCATGGGGTATCTTTCCGTGTGTTCAATATCTTGCCTGGAATATAGCCTGTGGCAGCGGATTTGTAAAAGTATAAAAGGAGCGGCCGGTGATTTGGGGTTGAATCGCCATGGGAACCGCCTTAAACTTAAGCATAAACCCAATTAGACCAAAGACGGGGGACAAGACAGCAACCATGCACATTGAGAAAAAAGAAGCGTATACCGCCGTGATTGTGGTGGATATCCAGGGGGATTTCATGGAATGCCGGCAGGGGAGCCTGGCGGTGAAGGGGACTGACCAGGCCTATCTTAACCAGGTGGAAGAAGAAACCCGCAGGCTGAGGGCGCTTGGATTTCCAGTCTTTGCCACCCAGGACTGGCATCCTGAAAACCATATCTCCTTTTTTACCAACCATAAGGATGCCGGTGTCTTTGATATCGTAAAGATCAACGGGCGACCCCAGGTCCTCTGGCCCCCCCACTGCATCCAGGATACGGCCAATGCCCGGGTACTGGTGGACAATTCCCTATTTGAGGCCATTGTTCCCAAGGGGACGGACCCGGCCTTTGATTCCTATTCCGGATTTTTTGACGACGGCGGACAGGCCACAGGGCTGGAAAAGCAGTTGAAGGACCGGAATATAACCAAGCTGATTATTTACGGTCTGACCACGGATTACTGCGCCAGGGCCACGGCCATGGATGCCATTACTTTAGGGTTTGAGGTGCGGCTGGTCGCGGATCTATGCCGGGGGGTGGCAAAGGAAACCACCCAGGCCGCTTTAAAGGAAATGCAAGCGGCTGGAGTGGAAATAATTTAACCTTTGACAGAAATGCCTTGTTTGGACGAAACATTGTCCAGATGCAAGGCGTAACCAAAAGGTCAGAGCCAAGCAAGGCTGAAACCGGAGCGTACTTTTGCACGCGAGGATTTCAGCCTTGTGGATTTTCGTTCAGACATTAGGTGAAGGAGCGTTTGAACAGGTCCTCCATGGCGGCAATGGCATCCTCGGTGAGGTTCCGGGTGCCGGTGCCGGCAAAGGTTTTGTGGTGGATCACCGGGGTCACCGCCTGCCAGTCGTTATCTATCCAGGAAAACCAGGCTTTGCGGTCCTGTTCGTAGACGAAAATGGGGCGGTTGAACAATTTGCCCAGCTCAACTGCCCAGCCGGTGCCGCCTTTTACGGTTTTGTCCGGCAGTATCCATCCCACGGTAAAAATGTCATAGCCGTTGTTGACCATGTGGAAAATGGACTGGATGACCTTCCGGATTTTATTGCCCTTGGAAAAGGATCTGCTCAGGCGGGTGGATACGATATCCATGGAGATATTGCCTTTTTCCAGTTCTTCCTGGTTCAGGATCCGGATGCCGGACTCCCGTGCCAGATTATGGCCTTCAAAGGAAAAGGTCACTTCTTTTACTCCGTATTTTTCCGCCAGTTTGCCGAATTCCGCTTCAGCGCCCCTGTGGCCGCCGGTGTACAAAGTGAATTGAGAAGGATCGGTGTTCATGCGTATCACTCCTTTGTTAAAGGTTGGTATACTTAAGAAAATCGTTTTCGTTCTAACTGATAATAATGCCGATGGATTCAGGCTATATCATATAAAAGACAGTTAAGATAAGCAAGACGGAATCCGTGTCAAGGGCCGGCGGCGAATAAAAACCCAAGAAAAACATATGGGGTGTTTAACCGCTGTAAAATTGCCGGAATCAGGCTGATGGGATACCAGACACCGGCCCGTGATGTACTGCGGCTCCGCAGGACGAAGAATTCCGACAGCCTCTAAATTCCGTTTCGCTCAAGGAAAAGAACTCCCTTCGGTCAGACATCTTTTCCTTTTAACCGCTTCTCTCCATTAAGAGGCTGTACGGAATCCCGCCTGAAGGCTCCGCCGCAGCACATCACGGGCCTCAGAGGGCGAAACAGCGATTCCGTTTGTTGCAGCGTTCGATTAATTGAAAAAGGAATTTGAGCGCATCCTGTATTTTTATAAGATTGTTATATAAACAATACCATAAAAATCAGGTTTTCTTGATTGACACTTTGCACATCAGCATATTAATCCTTGTAATTAAGAGTGTTTTTTTTACCCAATTGAGCATATTGCAGATATGGAGCAGTTTAAAATAGAACATTTTGAAAATGATCATCCAGGAATAAAATTTCCATGGTTTAGAACATTACAACCATCATTCGCAGAAACAATTAAACACTCAATTTCCTCAAAGTTGGGTGCAGATGCCCATACAACCTCTGAAAATTTGGTTCACATCATTCTTGAAAATTCTAATTTTGTGGAAGCGATCCGAGCTGATTCAGAACATTTCTCGATTTCAAAATTATTGGACAGTATTGTGGCTCAGAGACCGATCAGTTAGCAAAAAGATGAAACAACAAAAATCGTTGCTTCGCCCTGCGGAGCGGCAGGCCACCCCGGGCCGGTGTTGGATCTGGCCGTTTTAGACCGTTACAGGTTGTTTGATATTCAGTGAAAATTCAATGAGCCAATCAATCCGACACAAACTGGTTCCGCCCGGCTTCCTTTGCTTTGTACAGGGCCTGGTCCGCCGACTGGATCAGGCGGGTGGCGTTGCTCTCCCGGCCCGGAATGATGGTGGCCAGCCCCAGGCTGATGGTGACGTGGGCCGCCGTGGGGGAGTGTTCGTGGGTGATGTTCAGCTTGTTGATGGTTTCCAGCATCCGTTTTGCAATGAGGGTGCCGCCCTCCTTGTTGGTTTCCGGGAGGATGGCGGCAAATTCCTCGCCGCCGTACCGGGCGATGGCATCCACATCCCTGAGGATGCTTTTGTCCAGGCCGGCGGCCACCTTTTTCAGGCAGTCGTCTCCGATGACGTGGCCGTAGGCGTCGTTGTAGGCCTTGAAATGGTCGATGTCTGCGATGATCAGGGTCAGGGGGGTTTTGCGCCGGCGGCCCCGCTGCCATTCCCGGACCAGGGTTTCATCGAAAAACCGCCGGTTGGGCAGGTCAGTGAGGCCGTCCAGTGAGGAGAGCTGCCTGAGCTTTTCATTGGACTCTTCCAGCTCCTGCTTCAGGGTTTCCAGCTCCACCACCTTGGCATCCAGCTCCCGGGTTTTTTCCTCCAGCAGCTGGCGCTGGTTGTGTAGCTCCAGGAAAATTTTTACCTTTGAGGTGAGCACGTCCGTGGCCAGGGGTTTGAACAGATAGTCCACGGCACCGGAACCGTACCCCCGGAAGACATGGGCCTCTTCCTTGTTGGCGGCGGTGACAAAGATAATGGGGATGTTTTTGGTCCGCTTGTTTCCACGGAGCAGGGTGGCGGTTTCATAACCGTCCATGACGGGCATCTGTACATCCAGGA encodes:
- a CDS encoding MinD/ParA family protein; this encodes MAKVLTVASGKGGVGKTSISLNLSLALAKAGYRVCLFDADLGLANVNILTGLYPEYGLAEILTGEKKLAEIMIRNFNGIDIIPGSSGVEKLADLTASQAERMIRGFLELPDYDYFILDTSAGISAQVLAFCRTCHEMILVATTEPTSLTDAYSLLKVLARSNSMPRIRVVINQVQSAEAAKLAYSKLKKTVQKFLAVKLAPLGVLVKDPNVPIAVVSQIPFMKLFPDTPASRCVRAMALKLVKNPGEGMPVEAFWDQCLDFLNRKRPHTDASPASQSGKDSDAQRQALESRLGTIEDKMGRLLDEMREVKEMLGRHPEPAETPPPAASVVAEPHVFVPVPMEPPPESVEETPQPSPIELDFEGWLAGNSKIN
- the pncA gene encoding bifunctional nicotinamidase/pyrazinamidase produces the protein MHIEKKEAYTAVIVVDIQGDFMECRQGSLAVKGTDQAYLNQVEEETRRLRALGFPVFATQDWHPENHISFFTNHKDAGVFDIVKINGRPQVLWPPHCIQDTANARVLVDNSLFEAIVPKGTDPAFDSYSGFFDDGGQATGLEKQLKDRNITKLIIYGLTTDYCARATAMDAITLGFEVRLVADLCRGVAKETTQAALKEMQAAGVEII
- the pncB gene encoding nicotinate phosphoribosyltransferase, which produces MILSILDNDLYKFTMQQAVCRLYPHARAEYELTNRGATPFPPGFADAVQGEIQKMADLALDSKQKKWLARTCPFFSPDYLDFLSAYAFDPAQVSITQEKGNLSVIIRGRWAETILWEVPVMAVISETYFTMTGQPPAARDEIRRKNMEKAKILAENGVSFVDFGTRRRYSAANHRRLLRDMLDVPGHTLAGTSNVHLAMAFGIAPVGTLAHEWIMFHSALDGCTRANALAMAAWTKIYPDVLGIALTDTYTTDNFLEDFTEEWARQFTGVRQDSGDPLAFTRRMLAHYQRLNIDPLEKTIVFSDGLDVDKTLSIHRFCNGRIRDAYGIGTSLTNDVGVTPLNIVIKLKRCAPCLDAGPDTDWQDTVKLSDDPGKHTGETKAINQCLAELDL
- a CDS encoding diguanylate cyclase; translation: MKNPSILIVDDRPENLLTLEQVLESPDVDIIRAESGHEALEKTLDHEFALILLDVQMPVMDGYETATLLRGNKRTKNIPIIFVTAANKEEAHVFRGYGSGAVDYLFKPLATDVLTSKVKIFLELHNQRQLLEEKTRELDAKVVELETLKQELEESNEKLRQLSSLDGLTDLPNRRFFDETLVREWQRGRRRKTPLTLIIADIDHFKAYNDAYGHVIGDDCLKKVAAGLDKSILRDVDAIARYGGEEFAAILPETNKEGGTLIAKRMLETINKLNITHEHSPTAAHVTISLGLATIIPGRESNATRLIQSADQALYKAKEAGRNQFVSD